One Gossypium raimondii isolate GPD5lz chromosome 3, ASM2569854v1, whole genome shotgun sequence genomic window carries:
- the LOC105797056 gene encoding PH, RCC1 and FYVE domains-containing protein 1, producing the protein MADLVSYGNAQRDIDQALIALKKGAQLLKYGRKGKPKFCPFRLSNDETSLIWISSSGERSLKLASVSKIIPGQRTAVFQRYLRPEKDYLSFSLIYNNGKRSLDLICKDKVEAEVWIAGLKALISSGQGGRSKIDGWSDGGLYLDDGRDLTSNSASDSSVSATRDISSPEVFVSFNPNTSPKSLRPENSFHSERSHVASEGTNMDVKGSGSYAFRVSVSSAPSTSSHGSAPDDYDALGDVYIWGEVICDNAVKVVADKNANYLSMRADVLLPRPLEYNVVLDVHHVACGVKHAALVTRQGEVFTWGEESGGRLGHGVGKDVIQPRLVESLAVTSVDFVACGEFHTCAVTMAGELYTWGDGTHNAGLLGHGTDVSHWIPKRISGPLEGLQVASVTCGPWHTALITSTGQLFTFGDGTFGVLGHGDRESVPYPKEVESLSGLRTIAVACGVWHTAAIVEVIVSQSSASVSSGKLFTWGDGDKNRLGHGDKEPRLKPTCVPALIDYNFHKVACGHSLTVGLTTSGHVFTMGSTVYGQLGNPCADGKIPSLVEDKLSGECVEEIACGAYHVAVLTSRNEVYTWGKGANGRLGHGDVEDRKTPTLVEGLKDRHVKFIACGSNYSAAICLHKWVSGAEQSQCSACRQAFGFTRKRHNCYNCGLVHCHSCSSKKALGAALAPNPGKPYRVCDSCFAKLNKVSEAGNNRRNSVPRLSGENKDRLDKAEIRLSKSATPNMDLIKQLDSKAAKQGKKTETFSVVRSAQAPSSFQLKDVVLSNPVDLRRTVPKPILTPSGVSSRSVSPFSRRPSPPRSATPIPTTSGLSFSKSITDSLKKTNELLNQEVLKLRGQVETLRKRCELQESELQKSTKKTQEAMKVAAEESAKSKAAKEVIKSLTAQLKDMAERLPPGVYDTENIKPAYLPNGLEPNGIHYPYANGEGHLRSESIGGSFLASPTALDSSTINGNQSPGQLLKEPTGANGRDDHSGTRLLNGSGGLQAGGSGVSAAVDEREFGSFGDGENGTKSRNSALAANGNQVEAEWIEQYEPGVYITLVALRDGTRDLKRVRFSRRRFGEHQAETWWSENREKVYERYNVHVSDKASISGQTARRSEGALSPTSQV; encoded by the exons ATGGCAGATCTTGTTAGCTACGGTAATGCACAACGTGACATCGACCAG GCATTAATAGCTTTGAAGAAGGGTGCTCAGCTTCTGAAATATGGTCGCAAGGGAAAGCCTAAGTTTTGTCCATTTAGACTTTCTAAT GATGAAACATCTTTAATTTGGATTTCAAGCAGTGGTGAAAGAAGTTTGAAGTTAGCCTCAGTCTCTAAAATTATTCCTGGACAAAGAACT GCTGTTTTCCAGCGGTATCTCCGGCCTGAGAAGGACTATTTATCCTTTTCTCTTATATACAACAACGGGAAAAGGTCACTTGATCTG ATTTGCAAGGACAAAGTTGAGGCAGAGGTGTGGATTGCTGGCCTCAAAGCATTAATATCATCTGGTCAGGGTGGACGCTCCAAAATTGATGGGTGGAGTGATGGAGGCCTCTACCTTGAT GATGGCAGAGATCTGACATCAAATAGTGCAAGTGACAGTTCTGTTAGTGCTACTCGAGATATTAGCTCCCCTGAGGTTTTTGTCAGTTTTAACCCAAACACTTCTCCTAAGAGTTTACGGCCTGAGAATTCTTTTCATTCTGAAAGATCACATGTAGCATCAGAAGGCACAAATATGGATGTAAAAGGATCTGGTTCATATGCTTTTCGTGTAAGTGTTTCTAGTGCCCCAAGTACTTCTAGTCATGGTTCTGCACCAGATGATTATGATGCTTTAGGGGATGTGTATATATGGGGTGAGGTTATCTGTGACAATGCTGTGAAGGTTGTAGCTGATAAGAATGCGAATTATTTGAGCATGAGAGCAGATGTACTTCTTCCCAGGCCTTTAGAGTATAATGTAGTTTTAGATGTACATCATGTAGCCTGTGGGGTCAAGCATGCTGCCCTAGTTACAAGGCAAGGTGAAGTTTTTACATGGGGTGAGGAATCTGGAGGACGACTTGGCCATGGTGTTGGGAAGGATGTTATTCAACCTCGTCTTGTTGAATCATTGGCTGTTACTAGTGTTGATTTTGTTGCCTGTGGTGAATTTCATACATGTGCTGTTACGATGGCTGGGGAACTTTATACATGGGGAGATGGAACTCACAATGCTGGGCTCCTTGGTCATGGCACTGATGTCAGCCATTGGATACCAAAGAGAATTTCAGGTCCTCTTGAGGGACTTCAAGTTGCTTCAGTAACTTGTGGTCCATGGCATACAGCTTTGATAACATCAACAGGACAGCTGTTTACCTTTGGGGATGGTACATTCGGTGTACTGGGCCATGGTGACAGAGAAAGTGTTCCATATCCGAAGGAAGTAGAGTCTCTGTCAGGATTGAGAACGATTGCTGTGGCATGTGGAGTGTGGCATACTGCTGCCATTGTGGAAGTTATTGTCTCTCAGTCCAGTGCTAGTGTTTCATCAGGAAAATTATTCACATGGGGGGATGGGGACAAAAACCGTCTTGGACATGGAGACAAGGAACCCCGGCTTAAGCCCACATGCGTTCCAGCACTAATTGATTACAATTTTCACAAAGTTGCTTGCGGGCATAGCTTAACAGTTGGTTTAACAACATCAGGGCATGTTTTTACGATGGGGAGTACTGTGTATGGTCAACTTGGGAATCCCTGTGCTGATGGAAAAATACCTTCTTTGGTAGAAGACAAGCTATCAGGGGAATGTGTCGAAGAAATTGCCTGTGGTGCATATCATGTAGCGGTTTTAACATCCAGGAATGAAGTCTATACATGGGGAAAAGGAGCTAATGGTAGGTTGGGCCATGGAGATGTTGAAGATCGGAAAACTCCAACTTTGGTTGAAGGTTTGAAGGATAGACATGTGAAATTTATTGCTTGTGGTTCAAACTATAGTGCTGCAATATGTCTTCATAAATGGGTATCTGGTGCTGAGCAATCTCAATGCTCAGCTTGCAGACAGGCTTTTGGGTTCACAAGAAAAAGGCATAATTGCTATAACTGTGGACTTGTGCATTGCCATTCATGCAGTTCAAAAAAAGCACTAGGAGCAGCTTTGGCTCCTAATCCTGGGAAACCTTATCGTGTCTGTGATTCCTGTTTTGCCAAACTGAACAAGGTTTCAGAAGCTGGTAATAACAGGAGGAATTCTGTACCTCGCCTTTCAGGTGAGAACAAGGACCGGTTGGATAAGGCTGAAATAAGATTATCCAAATCTGCAACTCCTAATATGGACTTGATTAAGCAGTTAGATAGCAAAGCAGCCAAACAAGGGAAAAAAACCGAAACATTCTCGGTGGTTCGCTCTGCTCAAGCACCTTCTTCGTTTCAGTTGAAAGATGTTGTTTTGTCTAATCCTGTAGATTTGCGAAGGACGGTTCCTAAACCAATTCTTACGCCATCTGGAGTAAGTTCCAGATCTGTTTCACCTTTCTCAAGGAGACCTAGCCCTCCACGTTCTGCGACCCCAATTCCTACAACATCTGGACTTTCTTTCTCCAAAAGCATCACAGATAGTTTGAAAAAGACAAATGAACTTTTGAACCAAGAAGTGCTTAAGTTGCGTGGACAG GTTGAGACTCTGAGAAAGAGATGTGAACTTCAAGAATCAGAGCTTCAAAAATCCACAAAGAAAACTCAGGAAGCAATGAAAGTGGCTGCAGAGGAGTCTGCTAAATCTAAAGCTGCAAAAGAAGTTATAAAGTCGCTGACTGCACAG CTCAAGGATATGGCTGAAAGGTTGCCACCTGGAGTTTATGACACAGAGAACATTAAACCAGCATACTTGCCAAATGGCTTGGAGCCAAATGGTATTCACTATCCATATGCGAACGGAGAGGGACATTTAAGATCTGAATCAATTGGTGGCTCTTTCCTTGCTTCCCCTACTGCTCTCGATTCTTCCACAATCAATGGCAATCAGAGCCCTGGCCAATTACTTAAGGAACCAACCGGAGCCAATGGTAGAGATGACCATTCTGGCACTAGACTGCTGAATGGTAGTGGGGGTTTACAGGCAGGTGGCAGTGGTGTGTCAGCAGCTGTTGATGAAAGGGAATTTGGGTCTTTTGGAGATGGAGAAAATGGTACGAAATCTAGAAATTCAGCATTGGCTGCTAATGGCAATCAAGTGGAGGCTGAGTGGATTGAACAATATGA